In one window of Shewanella goraebulensis DNA:
- a CDS encoding alpha-L-glutamate ligase-like protein, whose product MKNYAWPWELRRNGVLNMNKRNIDYIGKYNQRKFYKRVDDKLITKQLALANDIAVPDLIGVVEEQHKINEIPQMVLGRTGFVIKPAKGSGGKGILVITHVENGRYYKPNGDEVTPNEVYRHVSNILSGLFSLGGIPDVGLVEGLIEFDPVFDGFSYEGVPDIRLIVFKGYPVMGMLRCSTAASDGKANLHQGAVGVGLDIATGKSLYAVQFDKPVLTHPDTNYELSQIQVPNWDVLLHTASSAYEMCELGYLGTDMVLDKVRGPLLLELNARPGLAIQTANGKGILGRLKHVEGLKGPTLSVEERVAYAKKHFCSNPNF is encoded by the coding sequence ATGAAAAATTACGCTTGGCCTTGGGAATTACGCCGAAACGGCGTTTTGAATATGAATAAGCGCAATATCGATTACATTGGCAAGTATAATCAACGTAAATTTTATAAGCGCGTCGATGATAAGCTCATTACTAAGCAATTAGCTTTAGCCAATGATATTGCAGTACCAGACTTAATCGGTGTTGTTGAAGAACAACATAAAATTAATGAAATACCGCAAATGGTACTGGGCAGAACAGGTTTTGTTATTAAGCCGGCTAAAGGTTCTGGTGGTAAAGGTATTTTAGTCATAACACACGTTGAAAACGGCCGTTATTACAAACCAAATGGCGATGAAGTCACACCAAATGAAGTATATCGTCATGTCTCGAATATCTTAAGTGGCCTATTTTCACTTGGTGGTATTCCTGATGTCGGCTTAGTCGAAGGCTTAATCGAATTTGATCCTGTGTTCGATGGCTTTAGTTACGAAGGTGTACCAGACATTCGCCTTATCGTATTTAAAGGCTATCCGGTCATGGGGATGCTTCGCTGCTCCACTGCTGCATCTGATGGTAAAGCGAACTTACACCAAGGTGCTGTTGGTGTTGGCTTGGATATAGCGACGGGTAAAAGCTTATATGCAGTTCAATTTGATAAGCCTGTGTTAACTCATCCAGATACCAATTATGAACTGTCACAAATCCAAGTGCCTAACTGGGATGTGCTATTACATACTGCATCAAGTGCCTATGAAATGTGTGAGTTAGGTTATTTGGGCACTGATATGGTATTGGACAAAGTACGCGGCCCGCTACTATTAGAGCTGAATGCTAGACCAGGATTGGCGATTCAAACAGCTAATGGTAAAGGGATTTTAGGTAGACTAAAACATGTAGAAGGTCTTAAAGGACCGACGTTATCAGTGGAAGAGCGCGTCGCATATGCAAAAAAACATTTTTGTAGTAATCCTAACTTTTAG
- the cmoB gene encoding tRNA 5-methoxyuridine(34)/uridine 5-oxyacetic acid(34) synthase CmoB, whose product MISFSSFYQQIADSSLQHWLEELPAILGKWQREHKHGNLPKWEKVLNKLHYPAPTHIDLFNGVKIGDGSQLTAGQTEKLQNLLGLFQPWRKGPFYIHGIEIDTEWRSDWKWDRVKEHISPLDNRTVLDVGCGSGYHMWRMLGAGAKRVVGIDPSPLFLCQFEAVKRLAGNEQPVHLLPLGIEELPPLDAFDTVFSMGVLYHRRSPIDHILQLRDQLRMGGELVLETLVIDGDENAVLVPEDRYGKMNNVWFLPSVDALMLWLKKCDFTDIRCVDVDITSMAEQRSTQWMKNESLVDYLDPNDVSLTVEGYPAPKRATIIAIKNQPNHDLV is encoded by the coding sequence GTGATTAGTTTTAGTTCCTTTTACCAACAAATTGCCGACTCTAGCTTACAACATTGGCTTGAAGAACTTCCTGCAATTCTTGGGAAATGGCAAAGAGAGCACAAACATGGCAACTTGCCAAAATGGGAAAAAGTACTTAATAAACTGCATTACCCAGCTCCGACCCATATTGACTTGTTTAATGGTGTGAAAATTGGTGACGGAAGTCAGCTAACCGCTGGTCAAACTGAAAAGTTACAAAACCTATTAGGGTTATTCCAACCTTGGCGTAAAGGCCCTTTTTATATCCATGGTATTGAAATTGATACAGAGTGGCGCAGTGATTGGAAGTGGGACCGTGTAAAAGAACACATTTCACCTCTGGACAACCGCACTGTATTAGATGTGGGTTGTGGCAGTGGCTATCATATGTGGCGAATGCTAGGTGCTGGCGCAAAACGTGTTGTAGGTATTGACCCTTCACCATTATTTTTATGCCAATTTGAAGCGGTTAAACGTTTAGCAGGTAATGAGCAACCGGTGCATTTATTGCCTTTGGGTATTGAAGAGTTACCGCCATTAGATGCATTCGACACTGTGTTTTCAATGGGCGTGCTATATCATCGACGCTCCCCTATTGATCATATTCTACAATTACGTGACCAACTTAGAATGGGCGGCGAACTTGTATTAGAAACCTTGGTCATAGATGGTGACGAAAATGCGGTTCTAGTGCCTGAAGATCGCTATGGAAAAATGAACAATGTTTGGTTCTTGCCATCAGTAGACGCGCTCATGTTATGGTTGAAAAAATGCGATTTCACCGATATTCGCTGTGTAGATGTCGATATCACCTCAATGGCAGAACAAAGGTCAACTCAATGGATGAAGAATGAATCATTAGTTGATTATCTTGACCCAAATGATGTTAGTTTAACGGTCGAAGGTTATCCGGCTCCAAAGCGTGCAACTATTATTGCCATAAAAAACCAACCAAATCACGACCTAGTTTGA
- a CDS encoding ATP-dependent zinc protease family protein yields MLKQVIILSVTAALISGCASTEKVTPVGSEELSANLATSQTAIIDAINAQCESSSSEMQNLSAEVNDLKLQITDALAKQSKKMNDDAAALAQLSEPPQCPESVVSDKIVLGEVEHVFVDELKASFETRIDTGAESSSLDARNIVLFERNGVQWVRFDVMTNGADQPGNTFEHKVERFVRIKQDSDMPDDRRPVIHAHLKIGQYAAETDLNLTDRSHLEFPLLLGRKFMKDIAVVDVGQIYVHGKKPQTESTKEAK; encoded by the coding sequence ATGTTAAAGCAGGTAATTATTTTATCCGTCACCGCCGCGTTAATATCAGGCTGTGCATCAACTGAGAAAGTTACTCCAGTTGGAAGTGAAGAACTGAGTGCTAATCTTGCCACTTCACAAACAGCGATTATCGATGCGATAAACGCTCAATGTGAAAGTTCTTCATCTGAAATGCAAAACCTAAGCGCTGAAGTAAACGATTTAAAATTACAAATCACTGACGCATTAGCCAAGCAATCCAAAAAAATGAATGACGATGCGGCTGCTCTCGCTCAATTAAGTGAGCCGCCACAATGTCCTGAATCTGTTGTTTCAGACAAAATTGTTTTAGGCGAAGTTGAGCATGTATTTGTTGACGAGCTTAAAGCCTCTTTTGAAACGCGTATTGATACGGGTGCAGAGTCTTCTTCATTAGATGCTAGAAATATCGTGTTGTTTGAACGAAACGGTGTTCAATGGGTACGATTTGATGTCATGACCAATGGAGCAGATCAGCCTGGTAACACCTTTGAGCATAAAGTTGAGCGTTTTGTTCGCATCAAACAAGACTCGGATATGCCAGATGACCGCCGTCCAGTCATCCACGCACATTTAAAAATTGGTCAGTATGCTGCTGAAACTGACTTGAACTTAACAGATCGTAGCCACTTAGAGTTCCCGTTATTACTTGGTCGTAAATTTATGAAAGACATTGCTGTTGTAGATGTTGGCCAAATATACGTTCATGGCAAAAAACCACAAACAGAATCGACTAAAGAAGCTAAATAG
- a CDS encoding inactive transglutaminase family protein, whose amino-acid sequence MHSRKPFFIFVALLFISGITASIYRSIEHNVPFFPGEQVQSWSVEAKVMFNGINKPAEASLSLPQDPAFDVLAENATSAGYGLNISEGDDRRAVWSIREASGGQSLYYRVTLVPTGQLKVDADEEPATPEPYLWQVTERGAAEQIINQVWERSASNISYAQQLMDVINNSNQSQNLALLLSVNSRTQLFLQMLQSKGVPAKQVSGLMLEDQRRRQQLNPYVQVYQDGEWILFDVENNKQGRPDNLVLWQHNGMSVLDVIGGSNSQVNFSMLQETRSALATSIDMMMNTDSLDFSLYQLPLEEQSTFKGILLIPIGVLVVVFLRVIIGIKTSGTFMPVLIALAFIQTTLLTGLIGFLLIVAFGLMIRSYLSQLNLLLISRISAVIIVVIFIIGLFTLISYKLGLSEGLTITFFPMIILAWTIERMSILWEEEGPKSVFMSGGGSLFVATLAYLAMSNSWIQHWVFNFLGIHLVILALVLVMGQYTGYRLTELKRFKPLAEEK is encoded by the coding sequence ATGCATTCTCGTAAGCCGTTTTTTATCTTTGTTGCCCTACTTTTCATTTCAGGGATAACTGCGAGTATTTACCGCAGTATTGAACATAACGTTCCATTTTTTCCAGGCGAGCAAGTTCAAAGCTGGTCCGTTGAAGCTAAAGTCATGTTTAATGGCATTAATAAACCTGCTGAAGCCTCACTTTCACTACCTCAAGACCCAGCCTTTGATGTGTTGGCCGAAAACGCAACATCTGCGGGGTATGGTTTAAATATATCTGAAGGCGATGATCGACGAGCTGTTTGGTCAATTCGTGAAGCTTCTGGTGGTCAGTCTTTATACTATCGCGTAACTCTGGTACCTACTGGTCAACTTAAAGTCGATGCCGATGAAGAGCCTGCGACCCCAGAACCATACTTATGGCAAGTGACCGAGCGCGGTGCAGCTGAACAAATCATTAATCAAGTTTGGGAACGAAGTGCCAGTAACATTTCTTACGCCCAACAGCTAATGGATGTGATTAACAACAGCAATCAATCACAAAACTTGGCTTTATTACTTTCAGTTAATTCTCGTACTCAACTATTTTTGCAAATGCTGCAATCTAAAGGTGTACCAGCAAAGCAAGTTAGTGGCTTGATGCTAGAAGATCAACGTCGCCGTCAACAGCTCAATCCGTACGTACAAGTTTATCAAGACGGTGAATGGATCTTATTTGATGTTGAGAACAACAAACAAGGTCGCCCAGACAACTTAGTACTATGGCAACACAATGGTATGTCAGTACTTGACGTTATTGGCGGTAGTAATTCACAAGTCAATTTCTCAATGTTACAAGAAACGCGTTCTGCATTAGCCACATCAATCGATATGATGATGAATACAGATTCGCTGGACTTTTCTCTGTATCAATTACCGCTTGAAGAGCAAAGCACGTTTAAAGGGATTTTGTTGATTCCTATCGGTGTCTTAGTCGTGGTTTTTTTGCGCGTTATTATCGGCATTAAAACTTCAGGTACCTTCATGCCAGTGCTTATTGCACTGGCATTTATTCAAACTACCTTACTGACAGGTTTGATTGGATTCTTACTCATTGTCGCGTTTGGCTTAATGATCCGTTCCTATTTATCACAACTCAATCTCTTGCTCATATCCCGAATATCCGCGGTGATTATTGTGGTGATATTTATTATTGGGTTATTTACTTTAATTTCATACAAGCTTGGTTTGAGCGAAGGACTAACTATTACATTCTTCCCAATGATCATTCTTGCGTGGACCATCGAGCGGATGTCTATCTTATGGGAAGAAGAAGGGCCTAAATCAGTATTTATGTCTGGTGGCGGTAGCTTATTTGTGGCGACATTAGCTTATTTAGCAATGAGCAACTCTTGGATCCAACATTGGGTGTTTAACTTCTTAGGTATTCATTTAGTCATTCTGGCATTGGTATTGGTAATGGGTCAGTACACTGGTTACCGCCTAACAGAACTAAAACGCTTTAAGCCTTTGGCTGAGGAAAAGTAA